From a region of the uncultured Desulfatiglans sp. genome:
- a CDS encoding hypothetical protein (Evidence 5 : Unknown function), giving the protein MPGQHTEYAFETAIEHHLTTAGAYEKGERDSFDTERGLFVGDVIAFIQKTQPKEWDYLANLQKEKAEETLTQVCHFFYQKLIFQHVSRFYGHYSFYGRYFSRHGGLL; this is encoded by the coding sequence ATGCCGGGTCAACACACGGAATACGCATTCGAAACCGCCATAGAACACCACCTGACCACGGCCGGTGCTTATGAAAAAGGCGAACGAGATAGTTTCGACACCGAGCGGGGTTTGTTCGTCGGCGACGTGATTGCGTTCATTCAGAAAACCCAGCCCAAGGAATGGGATTACCTTGCCAACCTGCAAAAGGAAAAGGCCGAAGAGACGCTAACCCAAGTTTGCCATTTTTTTTACCAAAAGCTGATATTTCAACATGTTAGCCGATTTTATGGTCACTACTCATTTTACGGTCGCTACTTTTCTCGGCATGGGGGTCTCCTTTAG
- a CDS encoding hypothetical protein (Evidence 5 : Unknown function) yields the protein MLTRVERAFRSMKSALGFRPNFHQLEQRADTHLFISVLAYHILHVIEHKLRLCGDHRSWLTVRDILSTHQRLTIEFNVKEQDTVQRKHLRLCSSAEPEHQEIYQHLGLKETPMPRKVATVK from the coding sequence ATGCTCACCCGGGTGGAACGCGCCTTTCGGTCAATGAAATCTGCACTCGGATTCAGGCCAAACTTCCACCAGTTGGAGCAGCGCGCTGATACACACCTGTTCATATCGGTGCTGGCCTACCACATCCTGCACGTCATTGAACACAAGTTGCGCCTGTGTGGCGACCATCGCTCATGGCTCACCGTCCGAGATATCCTCTCGACCCACCAACGCCTGACCATCGAGTTCAATGTCAAAGAACAGGATACGGTCCAGCGAAAGCATCTGCGCCTCTGTAGCAGCGCTGAACCCGAACATCAGGAAATCTATCAGCACCTGGGGCTAAAGGAGACCCCCATGCCGAGAAAAGTAGCGACCGTAAAATGA
- a CDS encoding Helicase, type I site-specific restriction-modification system restriction subunit, translating to MAYFAPASGMNPDTQALYAANRLTVTRQLRYSAKHGNTLDVTLALNGVPVATLELKNPMTAQNWRHAVTQYKNDRDPSDLIFQFKKRTLVHFAVDTDEVYMTTRLSGKSTRFLPFNRGCGGGAGNPENPGGYKTAYLWEAVLERHSFLDILARFIHLQIEEKKLAGKRIKKETMIFPRYHQLDCVRKLVADARERGTGTNYLIQHSAGSGKSNSIAWLAHRLASLYTENDEKVFDSIIVITDRVVLDQQLQNTIYQFEHKQGVVQKIDINSTQLAEALGSGVPIVITTLQKFPFVTEKMGELPMRRYAVVVDEAHSSQGGETATELKGVLAGAAIKEEVRAKAEAEGLPDYEEEILKTMAKRGHQPNISFFAFTATPKYKTLEVFGTPGADGKPNPFHLYSMRQAIDEGFILDVLQNYTTYKTYYRLIKSIEDDPQVDKRKAARALARFMSLHPHNIAQKTEVMVEHFRHFTMHKIGGKAKAMVVTSSRLHAVRYKQAFDKYTKDKGYTGIKTLVAFSGTVIDPDAAGVEYTESGMNVDAMGKHIKEKELPERFGTEEYQVLLVAEKYQTGFDQPLLHTMYVDKRLSGIQAVQTLSRLNRTHPGKEDTFVLDFVNEPDEILKAFQPYYEQTLIGERAEPQQLYELQAKLDGHQVYYKAEVEEFCKVFYKPKPNQTTADHARMNACIDPAVGRYNDLDEDVREEFRKTLVAYRNLYSFMSQVIPFQDTDLEKLYSYIRFLLTKLPRGDRGPVYNFNDDVALKYYRLQKIGEGSIVMEPGARYEVSGPTSVGTGVARGDEIELSKLIDILNERFGTDFRPGDQLFFESIREDAVSDSNLRQAALANTMENFGYVFRKALEGLFIDRMDQNEEITAKFMNEDQFRDAVSKHLLKEVYEKIREEAEVANDQ from the coding sequence GTGGCCTATTTCGCCCCGGCCAGTGGCATGAACCCAGACACCCAGGCGCTCTATGCCGCCAATCGGCTCACCGTTACGCGCCAGCTCCGCTATTCGGCCAAGCATGGCAACACCCTTGATGTGACCCTGGCCCTCAACGGCGTTCCTGTTGCCACTCTGGAACTGAAGAACCCAATGACTGCCCAAAACTGGCGGCATGCAGTCACGCAGTACAAAAACGACCGCGATCCGTCGGACCTGATCTTCCAATTCAAGAAGCGCACGCTTGTCCATTTCGCGGTGGACACCGACGAGGTCTACATGACCACGCGTCTTTCGGGTAAAAGCACGCGCTTTCTGCCCTTCAACAGGGGCTGCGGAGGCGGGGCAGGTAATCCGGAAAATCCCGGCGGCTACAAGACCGCGTATTTGTGGGAAGCGGTGCTGGAGCGTCACAGCTTCCTGGATATTCTAGCACGGTTCATTCACCTGCAGATCGAGGAAAAAAAGCTCGCTGGCAAGCGAATCAAAAAAGAAACCATGATATTCCCGCGCTATCACCAGCTTGATTGCGTGCGGAAACTCGTCGCCGACGCCCGCGAGCGCGGCACCGGAACCAACTACCTGATTCAGCACTCCGCCGGCAGCGGCAAGTCCAACTCAATTGCCTGGCTGGCCCATCGGCTCGCCAGCCTTTACACCGAAAATGACGAGAAGGTTTTCGACTCGATCATCGTGATCACCGACAGGGTTGTCCTCGACCAGCAGCTTCAGAACACCATTTACCAGTTCGAACACAAGCAGGGCGTGGTCCAGAAGATCGACATCAACTCGACCCAATTGGCGGAGGCCCTCGGGTCCGGTGTGCCGATTGTGATCACCACGCTCCAGAAGTTCCCGTTCGTCACCGAGAAAATGGGCGAACTGCCCATGCGCCGTTATGCGGTGGTTGTTGACGAAGCCCACAGCTCCCAAGGCGGCGAGACGGCGACTGAGCTCAAGGGCGTGCTCGCCGGCGCAGCCATCAAGGAAGAGGTCAGGGCAAAAGCCGAGGCGGAAGGGCTGCCCGATTATGAGGAGGAAATCCTCAAAACCATGGCCAAGCGCGGGCATCAACCCAACATCAGCTTCTTTGCCTTCACGGCAACGCCCAAATACAAAACCCTGGAGGTCTTCGGCACACCCGGCGCGGACGGCAAGCCGAATCCCTTCCATCTCTACAGCATGCGCCAGGCTATTGACGAGGGCTTCATCCTCGATGTGCTCCAGAATTACACCACGTACAAGACCTATTACAGATTGATCAAATCAATTGAGGATGATCCACAAGTGGACAAGCGCAAAGCCGCACGGGCGCTGGCGCGATTCATGAGCCTGCATCCGCACAATATCGCACAGAAGACCGAGGTCATGGTCGAGCATTTCCGGCATTTCACGATGCACAAGATCGGCGGTAAGGCCAAGGCCATGGTGGTGACCTCCAGCCGTCTTCACGCGGTCAGGTACAAACAGGCATTTGACAAATACACTAAAGACAAAGGCTACACCGGCATTAAGACGCTGGTGGCCTTTTCCGGGACCGTGATCGACCCGGACGCTGCGGGTGTAGAATACACGGAATCCGGCATGAACGTGGACGCCATGGGAAAACATATCAAGGAAAAGGAACTGCCCGAGCGTTTCGGGACAGAGGAATACCAGGTGCTGCTCGTCGCGGAGAAGTACCAGACCGGCTTTGATCAACCCCTCCTTCACACGATGTATGTGGATAAGCGCCTGTCCGGCATCCAGGCCGTGCAGACGCTTTCGCGCCTTAACCGCACCCATCCCGGCAAGGAGGATACCTTTGTCCTGGATTTCGTGAATGAGCCGGATGAAATTCTCAAGGCCTTTCAGCCTTATTATGAGCAGACGCTTATCGGTGAGCGTGCCGAACCCCAGCAGTTATATGAGCTGCAGGCCAAGCTCGACGGCCACCAGGTTTATTACAAGGCAGAGGTCGAGGAGTTCTGCAAGGTCTTCTATAAGCCAAAACCAAACCAGACGACAGCGGATCATGCCCGGATGAATGCCTGCATCGATCCGGCGGTGGGACGCTACAACGATCTGGACGAAGATGTCCGGGAAGAATTCCGCAAGACGCTCGTGGCCTACAGGAACCTCTATTCCTTCATGTCACAGGTGATCCCGTTCCAGGACACCGACCTTGAGAAGCTCTATTCGTACATCCGGTTCCTGCTGACCAAGCTGCCGAGAGGCGACCGGGGCCCGGTCTACAACTTCAACGACGATGTTGCCCTGAAATATTACCGCCTGCAGAAGATAGGCGAAGGATCAATCGTGATGGAGCCCGGCGCTCGCTACGAGGTTTCAGGTCCAACATCAGTTGGAACGGGGGTTGCCCGGGGAGACGAGATCGAACTGTCCAAGTTGATTGACATCCTCAATGAGCGGTTCGGGACCGATTTCCGTCCGGGCGACCAGCTATTCTTCGAATCGATCCGGGAAGACGCGGTATCTGACAGCAACCTCCGCCAGGCAGCGCTCGCTAACACGATGGAAAACTTCGGCTACGTCTTTCGCAAGGCTTTGGAGGGGCTCTTCATAGACCGAATGGACCAGAACGAAGAAATTACAGCGAAATTCATGAACGAGGATCAATTCCGGGACGCGGTCAGCAAGCATCTCCTCAAGGAGGTCTACGAAAAGATCAGAGAAGAGGCCGAGGTAGCAAATGACCAATGA
- a CDS encoding hypothetical protein (Evidence 5 : Unknown function) produces the protein MLGTVPKMLARAEPSLNLKIAQVGIARDIRLGVIKETWCLFIGHLLPRPLL, from the coding sequence GTGCTCGGAACTGTTCCGAAAATGCTGGCGCGTGCGGAACCATCCCTCAACCTGAAGATTGCGCAGGTCGGGATTGCCCGGGATATACGCCTGGGTGTCATTAAAGAAACATGGTGTCTCTTCATTGGTCATTTGCTACCTCGGCCTCTTCTCTGA
- a CDS encoding hypothetical protein (Evidence 5 : Unknown function) — translation MTNEETPCFFNDTQAYIPGNPDLRNLQVEGWFRTRQHFRNSSEHAIVQIPVGCGKTGLMVLLFFGIAKGRVLVIVPKLERNDGLPGKHVADAFQLLSPRVVYRCDHERHLVLLLLTHFKRAGLSGDRQF, via the coding sequence ATGACCAATGAAGAGACACCATGTTTCTTTAATGACACCCAGGCGTATATCCCGGGCAATCCCGACCTGCGCAATCTTCAGGTTGAGGGATGGTTCCGCACGCGCCAGCATTTTCGGAACAGTTCCGAGCACGCCATTGTCCAGATTCCAGTGGGTTGCGGAAAAACTGGGCTCATGGTGTTGCTTTTCTTCGGGATCGCCAAGGGGCGTGTTCTGGTGATCGTTCCGAAGCTCGAGAGAAATGATGGGTTACCAGGCAAGCATGTCGCTGATGCGTTTCAGCTCCTCAGCCCTCGGGTGGTCTATAGATGTGATCATGAGAGGCATTTGGTCTTGTTGCTTCTTACGCATTTCAAAAGGGCAGGCTTATCAGGCGATAGACAGTTTTGA
- a CDS encoding hypothetical protein (Evidence 5 : Unknown function): MLDALEPDGRTFQIKPSKKIVDSCLMNMYLSEYSIKNKRHC; encoded by the coding sequence ATGCTGGACGCCCTGGAGCCTGACGGGCGCACATTTCAGATCAAACCCTCGAAAAAAATTGTTGACAGCTGTTTAATGAATATGTATTTGAGTGAGTACTCAATCAAAAATAAGAGACATTGCTGA
- a CDS encoding putative Transcriptional regulator, TetR family (Evidence 3 : Putative function from multiple computational evidences) → MSRKETILEAATALFARKGFSSTPTSTIAREAGVAEGLVFHYFKSKKGILLCILEDVVERYLSGCRARFENCPTGLDAVKALIGFHFEFGSENTDALLVLIRDVPSSFSRNSAPPDQDTAYGIHRIICIWEECIDRGRRDGSLSHDLSPRETAFVIQGMLIGISRLKFMTSLEASCLSTQATEFCLRALRPRKKNEQTISKQENGKGYNK, encoded by the coding sequence ATGAGCCGGAAAGAAACCATTTTGGAAGCGGCAACAGCGCTTTTTGCCCGGAAGGGCTTTTCCTCCACGCCGACTTCCACCATCGCCAGGGAGGCAGGGGTGGCCGAGGGATTGGTCTTTCACTACTTCAAGAGCAAGAAAGGGATTCTGCTCTGTATTTTAGAAGACGTGGTAGAACGTTACCTTTCCGGTTGCCGCGCCCGGTTTGAGAATTGCCCGACCGGCCTCGACGCCGTCAAGGCCCTGATCGGCTTTCATTTCGAGTTTGGCTCCGAAAATACGGATGCGCTACTTGTATTGATTCGGGATGTTCCAAGTTCCTTTTCCCGGAACTCAGCCCCACCGGATCAGGACACAGCATATGGGATACACAGGATTATTTGCATATGGGAGGAATGCATAGATCGCGGGAGGCGGGATGGGAGCCTCAGCCACGATCTTTCTCCCCGGGAAACAGCCTTTGTCATCCAAGGGATGTTAATCGGCATAAGCCGGCTCAAATTTATGACGTCTCTGGAGGCATCTTGTTTATCGACGCAGGCAACTGAATTCTGTTTAAGAGCGCTCCGGCCCAGGAAAAAAAACGAGCAAACCATAAGTAAACAGGAAAACGGTAAGGGGTATAACAAATGA
- a CDS encoding Efflux transporter, RND family, MFP subunit: protein MRIFLSILMACFMLLPVYGFAGPGDDGGGAPPPLVGVAEVGLEAANPPEKYIGHVESMESIDLRARVEGYLERLDFKEGSFVRKGQILYVIEQAPYKARVAVARAKVAQAEADLFKAETRLERLRSAQPESVPKTDLDDAVAARDLARGRLDEARANLELAGIDLDYATVEAPITGRIGKSRYKPGDVVGPSSQPLAEIVRMDPIRVVFSVSENQGEIIMHALEDTGKGDAAPFLSVGLEFPGGPAYPRKGEIDFVDNRVDPDTGSIAIWARFENPDGRLVPGEYVRVFLGEAKPEMVPAVAQTAVQRDREGAFVYVVDEKDRVEQRRIATGPILDGKFTVISGLKQGEKVIVRGIQKVKPGITVHIEGE from the coding sequence ATGAGAATATTTCTATCCATTTTGATGGCTTGTTTCATGTTGCTTCCGGTGTATGGCTTTGCCGGCCCAGGCGATGATGGCGGCGGGGCTCCTCCGCCGCTGGTTGGAGTAGCGGAAGTAGGGCTTGAGGCCGCAAATCCCCCGGAAAAATATATCGGCCATGTAGAATCCATGGAATCCATCGATCTCAGGGCCCGGGTGGAAGGGTACCTGGAAAGGCTCGATTTCAAGGAGGGCTCCTTTGTCCGGAAGGGGCAGATCCTTTATGTCATAGAGCAAGCCCCCTATAAAGCCCGGGTCGCCGTAGCCAGGGCAAAGGTGGCCCAGGCGGAGGCGGATCTTTTCAAGGCGGAGACCCGTCTTGAGCGCCTCCGTTCCGCCCAGCCGGAGAGCGTGCCCAAGACCGATCTCGATGATGCCGTAGCGGCCCGGGATCTGGCCCGGGGCAGACTGGACGAGGCCAGGGCCAACCTGGAGCTGGCCGGGATCGACCTGGACTATGCCACTGTGGAGGCCCCGATAACCGGCCGGATCGGAAAGAGCCGCTATAAACCGGGAGACGTGGTCGGCCCATCGTCCCAGCCGCTGGCGGAAATCGTGCGCATGGACCCGATCAGGGTGGTCTTTTCGGTGAGCGAAAACCAGGGGGAGATCATCATGCATGCCCTGGAGGATACTGGAAAAGGGGATGCCGCCCCTTTTTTGTCCGTCGGTTTGGAGTTCCCCGGCGGCCCGGCCTATCCACGGAAGGGAGAAATCGATTTCGTGGACAACCGGGTGGATCCGGATACGGGGAGTATTGCCATCTGGGCCAGGTTTGAGAATCCAGACGGGCGTCTTGTACCGGGCGAGTATGTGAGGGTCTTTTTAGGAGAGGCCAAGCCGGAGATGGTCCCTGCGGTTGCCCAGACCGCGGTGCAAAGGGACCGGGAAGGCGCCTTTGTCTATGTGGTTGATGAAAAGGACAGGGTTGAGCAGCGCCGGATCGCAACAGGCCCCATCCTGGACGGCAAGTTCACCGTAATTTCGGGGTTAAAGCAGGGCGAAAAGGTGATCGTTCGGGGGATCCAAAAGGTGAAACCCGGAATAACCGTGCATATCGAAGGAGAATAA
- a CDS encoding hypothetical protein (Evidence 5 : Unknown function), with amino-acid sequence MHDDLPLVFAHRKDHPDRVHAHDFRQRLGRWADHVSRFIAALSDPAGYRGLHSGIVQVDPGQLQVGPGLVQSAPGQIPGRYGIIEIGLGHALRLGGTEALKTGLRLEKIRLRLGHLCPGYGDPGFIGGLLYDIKDLPLPDKGALLEIEPFQVPFHPGPEIDGFHGFYMADIFFRGICGLKPYFRYSNQRRRSPAAIIAWAGKAIHRKQHETSHQNG; translated from the coding sequence ATGCATGATGATCTCCCCCTGGTTTTCGCTCACCGAAAAGACCACCCTGATCGGGTCCATGCGCACGATTTCCGCCAGCGGCTGGGACGATGGGCCGACCACGTCTCCCGGTTTATAGCGGCTCTTTCCGATCCGGCCGGTTATCGGGGCCTCCACAGTGGCATAGTCCAGGTCGATCCCGGCCAGCTCCAGGTTGGCCCTGGCCTCGTCCAGTCTGCCCCGGGCCAGATCCCGGGCCGCTACGGCATCATCGAGATCGGTCTTGGGCACGCTCTCCGGCTGGGCGGAACGGAGGCGCTCAAGACGGGTCTCCGCCTTGAAAAGATCCGCCTCCGCCTGGGCCACCTTTGCCCTGGCTACGGCGACCCGGGCTTTATAGGGGGCTTGCTCTATGACATAAAGGATCTGCCCCTTCCGGACAAAGGAGCCCTCCTTGAAATCGAGCCTTTCCAGGTACCCTTCCACCCGGGCCCTGAGATCGATGGATTCCATGGATTCTACATGGCCGATATATTTTTCCGGGGGATTTGCGGCCTCAAGCCCTACTTCCGCTACTCCAACCAGCGGCGGAGGAGCCCCGCCGCCATCATCGCCTGGGCCGGCAAAGCCATACACCGGAAGCAACATGAAACAAGCCATCAAAATGGATAG
- the bepG gene encoding Efflux pump membrane transporter BepG, producing MFSRIFIERPRLAMVISILITMGGLIAIFNIPVAELPHITPPVVRVSTTYPGASAEVVRDTVAAPIEQEINGVENMLYMASSCSDDGSYSLEVTFSVDSNPDIDQVNVQNRLQLAQSRLPQEVLDLGIDVRRRSEDMLGVITFTSPRGSRDRIFMSNYIDRTINDALVRIPGVSDVYIFGEYTYSMRIWLDPDRLAALQMGPDDVVRAIRRQNIQATLGSVGTAPAPPGQELQYTLKARGRLESPEEFENIVIRSNEQGGLVRIKDVARVELGSESYGTLGSVDNRPTVGVAVYKSSEANALSTMSAVREELKRQAESLPEDMDYMVMYDTSDYVRETIKEIVFTLGLTFLLVVLVIFAFLQNVRATIIPTAAIPVSIIGTFAVLLALGFSANTINLFALILSIGVVVDDAIIVVENVYRIREEGAAGDRKEAAIKAMEEITGPIVATTLVLLAVFVPIIFMPGITGGLYKQFGVTLCVSVVISAICSLTLSPALCAVFLKKTKPHGRGPFAWFNKLLGGSRTVYTSMVGWLIRHLAVAVLFFVVIVGGAWFFAGHLPTSFLPQEDKGGFFCDVQLPEGATLERTNQVLTRATQKLLEMEGVEHVLSVSGFSLLSGRSENVGFMICDLKHWEERTRPELRLNAIVAKAAREFSAITTANIIPVVPPPIQGLGTTGGFDFRLQALAGQSPGELVSVARGLVAAANQEPALSRVYTTFTADTPQIFVDLDRTRAEQMGVPVSEVFAVLGHQTGSRYVNDFNLFGRTYQVRVQGQAPYRARPEDIRDLYVLSGKGEKVPLESLVDLSYRLGPKVVKRYNLFTSLDIKGEAAPGYSSGQAMATMERLAREKLPSGYGFEWSSMSYQEKQASGTVVYLFALALVFAYLFLVGLYESWNLPISIVLSVLVATLGAFIGLWISGHPLSLYAQIGVVLLVGLAAKNAILIVEFARDRKNQGASTYEAAVGGAGTRFRPVLMTALTFILGVAPLVGATGAGASSRTHIGTVVFAGMIATTTLGILIIPALYYIFQQLGEKGQALWWKGRGKQQMQDE from the coding sequence ATGTTTTCCAGGATCTTTATCGAACGTCCCAGGCTGGCCATGGTCATCTCCATCCTGATCACCATGGGAGGACTGATAGCCATATTTAATATCCCGGTGGCCGAGTTGCCCCACATCACACCACCTGTCGTCCGGGTCAGCACCACCTATCCCGGAGCCAGTGCCGAGGTGGTCCGGGACACGGTGGCCGCTCCCATTGAGCAGGAGATCAACGGGGTAGAGAACATGCTCTATATGGCCTCCAGCTGTTCAGACGACGGAAGCTACAGCCTGGAGGTTACTTTTTCCGTGGACTCCAACCCGGATATCGATCAGGTCAATGTACAGAACCGGCTCCAGCTGGCCCAATCCCGGCTTCCCCAGGAGGTACTGGATCTGGGGATCGATGTGCGCCGCCGTTCCGAGGATATGCTGGGGGTCATTACCTTTACCTCGCCCCGGGGCAGCCGGGACAGGATCTTTATGAGCAATTACATCGACCGGACTATTAACGATGCCCTGGTGCGCATCCCCGGGGTCAGCGACGTGTATATCTTTGGCGAGTATACGTACAGCATGCGCATCTGGCTGGACCCGGACCGGCTGGCGGCTCTGCAGATGGGACCGGACGATGTGGTCCGGGCCATTCGCCGGCAGAATATCCAAGCCACCCTGGGCTCGGTGGGGACTGCTCCCGCCCCCCCTGGACAGGAACTCCAGTACACCTTAAAGGCCAGGGGCCGGCTGGAGAGCCCGGAGGAATTCGAAAATATCGTGATCCGGAGCAATGAACAAGGGGGGCTGGTGCGGATCAAGGATGTGGCCCGGGTGGAGCTGGGCAGTGAGTCCTACGGCACCCTGGGGAGCGTGGACAACCGCCCCACAGTGGGTGTAGCGGTGTACAAATCCTCTGAGGCCAATGCCTTGAGCACCATGTCCGCGGTCAGAGAGGAACTCAAGCGCCAGGCCGAGTCCCTGCCCGAGGACATGGACTATATGGTGATGTATGATACCAGCGACTATGTGCGCGAAACAATCAAGGAGATTGTCTTTACCCTGGGGCTGACCTTCTTACTGGTGGTTCTGGTCATCTTTGCCTTTTTGCAGAACGTGCGGGCCACCATCATTCCAACGGCCGCCATACCGGTTTCCATTATCGGTACCTTTGCCGTCCTGCTCGCCCTAGGATTTTCCGCCAACACCATAAACCTGTTTGCCCTGATTCTGTCCATCGGTGTGGTGGTGGATGACGCCATCATCGTGGTGGAGAATGTCTATCGCATCCGGGAGGAAGGAGCAGCCGGTGACCGCAAGGAAGCAGCCATCAAGGCCATGGAGGAGATTACCGGGCCGATTGTGGCCACCACCCTGGTCCTTCTGGCGGTCTTTGTCCCGATTATCTTCATGCCCGGGATCACCGGAGGGCTCTATAAACAGTTCGGGGTGACCCTGTGTGTCTCGGTGGTCATCTCGGCCATCTGTTCCCTGACCTTGAGCCCCGCCCTGTGCGCGGTTTTTTTGAAAAAAACCAAACCCCACGGGCGCGGCCCTTTTGCCTGGTTCAACAAGTTGCTTGGGGGCTCGCGCACGGTTTATACCTCTATGGTGGGCTGGCTGATCCGGCATCTGGCCGTGGCGGTGCTTTTTTTTGTGGTCATTGTCGGCGGGGCCTGGTTCTTCGCCGGACACCTGCCCACTAGTTTTCTGCCCCAGGAGGACAAGGGTGGATTCTTCTGCGATGTTCAGCTGCCGGAAGGGGCGACCCTGGAGCGGACCAACCAGGTCCTGACCCGGGCGACCCAAAAGCTTCTGGAGATGGAAGGAGTGGAGCATGTGCTCTCTGTGAGCGGTTTCAGCCTGCTCAGCGGCCGCTCGGAAAATGTGGGCTTTATGATCTGCGATCTGAAGCACTGGGAAGAGAGGACCAGGCCGGAGCTGCGCTTGAATGCCATAGTGGCCAAGGCGGCCAGAGAATTCAGCGCCATTACTACGGCCAATATCATCCCCGTTGTCCCGCCACCGATTCAGGGTTTAGGGACCACCGGCGGGTTTGATTTCCGGTTGCAGGCCTTGGCGGGTCAGAGCCCCGGGGAACTGGTATCCGTGGCTAGGGGACTGGTGGCGGCCGCCAATCAGGAGCCCGCCCTTTCCCGGGTCTATACCACCTTTACCGCGGATACCCCGCAGATTTTTGTGGATCTGGATCGGACCCGGGCAGAGCAGATGGGTGTTCCCGTAAGCGAAGTGTTTGCCGTGCTGGGCCATCAGACGGGGTCCAGGTATGTAAACGATTTCAACTTGTTCGGCCGGACCTACCAGGTCAGGGTTCAAGGTCAGGCCCCATACAGAGCCCGGCCGGAAGATATCCGGGATTTGTATGTGCTAAGCGGCAAGGGGGAAAAGGTCCCCTTAGAAAGCCTAGTGGATCTGTCCTACAGGCTGGGACCCAAGGTGGTCAAACGCTACAACCTCTTCACCAGCCTGGACATAAAGGGTGAGGCTGCGCCGGGCTATTCTTCGGGCCAGGCCATGGCCACCATGGAGCGCCTGGCCCGGGAGAAACTGCCCTCGGGTTATGGGTTTGAATGGTCCTCCATGAGTTACCAGGAAAAACAGGCCAGCGGCACGGTGGTCTATCTGTTCGCCCTGGCCTTGGTTTTTGCCTATCTCTTTTTGGTGGGGCTCTACGAGAGCTGGAACCTGCCCATATCCATAGTCCTTTCCGTCCTGGTGGCCACGCTGGGCGCCTTTATCGGGCTTTGGATATCCGGGCATCCCCTGTCCCTGTACGCTCAAATCGGTGTCGTCCTCCTGGTCGGCCTGGCGGCCAAAAACGCCATCTTGATCGTGGAGTTTGCCAGGGACCGCAAAAACCAGGGCGCCTCCACCTATGAGGCTGCGGTGGGGGGAGCCGGAACCCGTTTCCGGCCGGTGCTCATGACCGCCCTGACCTTTATTCTGGGTGTTGCCCCCCTGGTCGGGGCGACTGGTGCAGGGGCCTCAAGTCGCACCCATATCGGCACCGTGGTTTTTGCCGGAATGATCGCGACCACTACCCTGGGAATACTGATCATCCCGGCGCTGTATTACATTTTTCAGCAGCTGGGTGAAAAAGGGCAGGCCCTGTGGTGGAAAGGCCGCGGAAAGCAGCAGATGCAAGACGAATAA